In Rutidosis leptorrhynchoides isolate AG116_Rl617_1_P2 chromosome 2, CSIRO_AGI_Rlap_v1, whole genome shotgun sequence, one genomic interval encodes:
- the LOC139887774 gene encoding uncharacterized protein yields MVSLERGFSDHVPLLLHDKKLDYGLQPFKFFHSWINYPGFNEFVKECFLADGYKSPVAFNDKLKFLKVSIKNWVKTKRVELKSGVRAIHEEIEVIEKRMDENPVREVDRQARLVLLQERNEIQRLGAQDIVQKAKIKWNVEGDENSKFFHGMLKNRRNKQTIQGISLNGVWVTERGIVKNAFKEWYGCKFARPAPLLRPLRCRAVSLISEALFEN; encoded by the exons ATGG TTTCGCTTGAAAGAGGTTTTTCGGATCACGTCCCTTTATTGTTACATGATAAGAAACTTGATTATGGCCTGCAACCATTCAAGTTTTTTCATTCATGGATCAATTATCCCGGTTTCAATGAATTTGTGAAAGAATGTTTTTTAGCGGATGGTTACAAATCTCCAGTGGCTTTCAATGATAAACTCAAGTTTCTTAAAGTTAGTATTAAGAACTGGGTCAAAACGAAACGGGTGGAATTAAAATCAGGGGTGAGGGCTATTCACGAGGAGATTGAGGTTATTGAGAAGAGAATGGATGAGAATCCTGTGCGTGAGGTGGATcgacaagctagacttgttttattaCAAGAAAGGAACGAAATACAAAGGTTAGGGGCTCAAGATATTGTTCAAAAAGCCAAAATAAAGTGGAATGTTGAAGGAGATGAAAACTCTAAATTCTTTCATGGTATGCTCAAAAACCGTAGAAATAAACAAACGATTCAAGGTATTTCTTTAAACGGTGTATGGGTAACGGAGCGGGGAATTGTTAAAAATGCATTTAAGGAGTGGTACGGCTGCAAATTTGCTCGTCCAGCTCCGTTGTTACGACCCCTCAGATGCAGGGCCGTCTCGCTAATTTCGGAGGCCCTGTTCGAAAATTAA